The Polyangium mundeleinium genome contains the following window.
ATGGGTGGTCAGGACGAACAGGGACGAGGCAAACGTCTTTCGCAGGGATCGGGGGTTCGTCACGGCGCACCTCCGGGCAGAAGGGTCGTGGGCCGGCCGGTGTCTTGGCCGAGTTCGAAATCGCTCCAGGGTGGGCGTTTTTTGCCTTTTTGGTACACGGTGGCGCCGTCGATCCAGACCTCCTCGGCCGAGGCATAGACCGAGAAAGGATGGCGGTCCCAAAGGACGACGTCCGCGTCCTTGCCGACTTCGAGTGTGCCGACGCGTTTGTCGATGCCGAGGGCCCAGGCCGGGTTGTACGTGAGCCATCGAATGGCCTCCTCGTCCGTGAGGGGCATTCCGGCGCGTCGGCCGCTGGCGAGGGCTTTGCTCGCCTCCTGGTTCATGCGCTGGACGCCCTCGGCCGAGTCGGTGTGTACGATCGGGAGGGCCCCCGATTCTTGCAGGAGCGCGATGTTCTCGGGGATGCCGTCATACGCCTCCATTTTGAAGCCCCACCAATCGGCCCAGGTGGAGACGGAGACGCCCTTTTTCGCGAGGATGTCGCGGATCTTGTACGCTTCGAGGGCGTGGTGGAAGCTCCGCACCTGGAAGCCCACCTCGTCGGCGAGCGCGAGCATGGCGAGCATGTCGTCCGCGCGATAACAATGGATGTGGACGAGGACCCTGCCGCGCATGGCGCCGACGAGCGTCTCCTTGGCGGGGTCCCGCGGGGGCGTGGCGTCCGGGTCGCTCGGTCGCGGAGGATCGAGGGGTTTGTCCCAGTCTTTTTGCCATTCGGCGCAGGGAGGGTACGAAGGATCGTCGTTGCATTGCGCCTGCTGCTTCTGGCGGGATTCGACCTCGGCCTCGTAAGCGGCGCGCTTCTTTTGGTCGTCGCGGAGGCGGTTCGCCTCGGTGGTGCGATGTCGTTGCCAGTCGTCTTCGTATTTTTTCGCGTCGAGGAAGGCTTTGCGTTGCATGGCGAGGTTGCCCATGCGCGTGCCGGGCGCCACGTGGCGGCCGTTGCCGTAGGTGCGCTTGGGATTCTCGCCGCAGGCCATCTTCAGGCCGTCGGGCGCATTCGGGAAGTGCATTTGCCGCGGCGAGAGGGCGGGGCGGAGCTTCAAGGTGACGGAGCGGCCGCCAATGAGGTTCGCCGAACCGGGGAGGATCTGGAGCGTGGTGACGCCGCCGGCGACGGCGCGCTCGATGGCCGGATCCTGGGGCCAGAAGCCGTCGACGGTCTGCACGTCGGGCGTGACGGGCGAGCTCGCCTCGTTGCCATCGAGGTGCGCGACGGTGCCCGGCATCGGATAGACGCCAATGTGCGAGTGCGTGTCGATGATGCCGGGCGTGACGAACTTGCCCGCGGCGTCGAGGATTCGCGCGCCCTCGGGCGGCGTGAGGTCCCCCTCGGCGACCTGCGCGATTTTGCCGCCCTGAAGGAGAATGCTGCCGCGCGGGATCGTCTTGCCCGTGGCGAGCCAGAGCGTCGCATTGCGGATGAGGATCGGCGGCGATGCGGCGGCGGGCGTCTCGATGCCCGCGGCGGTGGAGGGGCGCGCTTCCCAGGGGAAAGGGACGTCGGGCGGAGGCGCCTCGGCCTTCGCAGGCGAGCTCGGAGGCGCGGATGTCGAGGAGGAGGCGCAGGCGGGAAGAGCGAGGAGGAGCGGCGAAAGGAGCCGGAACGCGCGGCGGGAGAACATTGGGCGGGACGGTATCACACCCGGACGAACGCGCGGGGCATCCACGTATCGCAGCTTGCTGCGAGATCACGCTGCGGGCGCATTCTCCAGCGCGGGTCGTCGCGCGACGATGAGCACGTTGGAGAAGGGCGTGGAGCCCCACGCCGGCAGGACATCACAGTGGAAGCCGCGCGCTTCGAGGAGCGCGGTGATGCTTTGCGCAGGCCGGAAACGAACACGCTCGCCGCGGTTGAACCGTACGGCCGTGAAGATTTTCTCTTCGAGCAAGGTGGCGAAGCTGCGGAAGCCTCGCTCGGTGTCGGCCTCGCGCACGAGCAGGCGGCCGCCGGGTTTCACGTGGTCGGCAGCGCAGCGGAGGATCGCGTCCTGCTCTTCGATCGTGAAGTAGTGGAGGAGGTCGATGAGGAGCACCGTGTCGGCCGGCGTGGCCTCGAAGCGGCGCGCGTCCTCGCGGGCAAACGTGGCCTCGGCGGGCCCGGCGCCCTCGGGACGCGTGGCGGCGGCGCGGCGCGCGGCCTCGATCTTGGTCTCGTCCCAGTCGAGGCCATGCGCGCGCGTGGCGCGGCCGAGATCGAGGAGGAGGATCGGGAGCTGGCCGCGGCCGGTGCCGATGTCGAGCACGTCGCCGAGCGCGCCGTCGCGCGGGCCCTCGATGTCGGCGATGAGGCGCGCGATAGGGTCGAGCGAGAGCTTGATGCGAACGTAGTGGAAGAGGCTCTTGTCGGCGGCAGAAGGGCTCTCGGGCGAGGCGAAGCGCGAGGCGACGCGCTCGGCGGCGACGATCCAGGGAGGCGCGTTCTCCGGGAGGCGGTAGGGCGGGAGCGCGCCCGAGGCAGGGCGGATGGCGCGTTTGGCGAGGACGAATGTGACGGTGAGGGCGAAGCCAGCAGCGGCGAGGGCGAGGCCGACGAGGGGAGCGCCGACGAGCATGTAGCCGGCGAAGTCGACGACCGTGCGGTAGCTGGCCTCGATCGGGGGTTTGGGGGCGTAGCTCGGCTCGCCCGAGCGCAGCCCCCAAGCGTCAACCGCGTGATCGAGGCGGAGCCATGCGCCGGTGCGGAGGCGCGCGCCGACCTGGATCTCCGCGGTGATGAGGAAGGGCGCGAAGAAAGGGTTCGAGACGTTCGCCGCGGCGTACGCGAGCACGGCGTGCAGGCGGAGCCTCAGGCAGACGACGAGGACGAGGAGGAGGTGGAAGCCGAAGACGGGGAGCGAGCCGATGAACAGGCCGATGGCGACGGCGGCGCCGAGCCGCGCGGGAGAGAGGTCCTCGCCTTGGAGGTCACGGAAGGCGCGCCGGAGCTCCTCGCGCCAGAGGGAAAAGGTCGCCAAGTCTCAGGTGGGATTTGGGGGAGCGGAACCCCCAAGCGTCAAGTTGGAGTTGATGCGCCCTCGCGGGACCGTCGGGGCTGCTTGGCCGCGCGCGCGTTGCGCTGGGCCTCGACCAGGCGAAGGTACATCTTCGCGCTCTTGTTGTCCGGGTCGACCGAGAGCGCCGCGCGGAAACAAGTGACGGCCTGATCGGGGCTGCCGAGGGCGAGCATCGTGAGGCCGAGGAGGACGTGGGCCGGCGCGTACCGCGGGTTCGCCTCGATGGCCGAGGTGTAGTGCTCGCGGGCGAGGGCGTGGTTGCCCTGATCGCGGTAGAGGTTGCCGAGGCGAGCCTGCAAATCGGGGAAACGCGGGCAGAGATCGACGGCGCGGCGCAGCTCCGCGATGGCGTCGCGTGGGCTGCCGGCGTCGAGGTAGGCCTGCGCCAGGTCCGCGTGCATGTTGGCGATTTTGCCGCGGACGAAGGGGTCCGAGGTGGTGCCCGTGTGCTCCGACTGGATGCGTCGATAGACCTCGCGCGCGGCCTCGTAGTCGCCGAGGTCGGCGTGGGTGACCGCGAGGTTCATGAGCGCCTCGGTGTAGGCGGGGTTGATGCGCGCGGCGTTCGCGAAGTGAAACCGCGCGCCCAGGAGATCTCCGCGATCATGGAGGATCACGCCCAGCATGTCGTGCACGTCGGCGAGCTCGCCGTGGAGCGCGAGCGCTTCTCTCAGGGCGGGCTCGGCGCGGTCGTAATCCCGTCGTTGGTAGTGCTCGCGCGCGACGCGGAGCAGGTCCTTGAGGCGCTCATCCATGCCCCAAAGCTTACGTCGGCCAGGCCGACTCGGCGATGCGTGGGCGCAAAAAAGCCTACGTTTTCCAGTACTTCGACCGAGGCGGAAGCTCGGGCGTGTGCATGCACGCCGCTCTTGCCGCCTTCGTCTGCTCGGGGTACGTGCATGCCGTGGCGGACGTCCCGGAGCCGATCATCCCCGTCGAAGAGCGCAGAGGTCCGCAGGGGCCCGAGCTCGACGACATGAACGATCCGTCGCCCGAGCCGGGAGGGAGCGTCGCGGACGCTTCGAGGTCCAAACGTCCGCGACTGGTCGTGCCGCTGCGAAGGCGCGAAGCCGAGGGCCCGCCCGCCGCGCCGCGCGGGCCGCTCTCGGGGCTCGCGGGCGGCGGCGCAGGTCCATCGCCTTCGTCCGGGCTCGAAGGCCCGTCGGCGCGGCCGCTGCCGCGCGCGCACGGAGGCGTGTACCTGACGCCGCGCATGACGGCGATCTTCGGCGGCCTGTTCGGGCTCGCGACGGTGACGTCGATCATCGCGCTCCTGATCCAGGTGGTGCCGCCGCGCAACGAGCGCGCGCTCATCGCAGGCGCAGGGCTCACGCACCAGGCCTCGACGCCGGAGAATGCGAAAGGCGGTCCGAACGCGCAGGCGACGAAGCGCAAGCGCGAGCCGGTCCCGGGTCCGTGGCGGTTGTCGGAGCTCGCGAAGGATCCGTCGGTGCAGATCGTGTCGGGCACGATCGATCGCAGGAGCTTCGTGGAGGCGCTCGCGGAGAAGGACGTTCCGAAGGCCCAGACCTACCGGATCATGAAGGCCTTCGAGGGGACGCGGAAGTTCGACAAGTGCGGCCGCAAGGACAAGTTCTTCGCGGCGCTCGATCGCGCGACGAAGCGCGTGCGCGCTTTCGAGTACGAGGTCTCGTCGCTCGAGGTCTACCAGGCGCGCGAGGATCAAGGCGGCATCCTCGCCGGCACGCGGCTCGACATGAAGGTCGCCGAGGCCGAGGTCGTGGGCGCGTTCTACGTGAGCAAGGACGTCGTCGCGTCGTCTCTGGCCGGCGGCTTGGAGGACGGGGTCCTCACGACGATCGATGACGCGCTCGGCGGTCGTATCTCGTCGGAGGCGTTCGAGGAAGGCTCCACGGTGCGCGTGATCGCGGTGGAGGAGACGGCGCTCGGGATGTTCGCGCGATACAAGAAGATCGTCGCGCTCGAGTACAGGCCCGCCGATCCCGCCGAGAAGCCGATCCGCATCTACTTCTTCAACGGGCAGGAGGCGCGCGGCTACTGGGACGATCACGGCAAACAGCCGTACTCGGGCGGCTGGCGCTCGCCGCTCCCGGGCGCGCCGGTGACGTCGCACTTCAACCCGAAGCGGCTACATCCGGTGCTGAAGCGGCCGATGCCGCACAACGGCACGGACCTCGGCGCGCCGACGGGGACGCCGGTGTACTCAGCCTACAAGGGCACGGTCGACTGGGTGGGGCCCGCCGGGCCGAGCGGGAACCTGGTGACGATCATGCACCCGAACGGCGTCCAGACGGGCTACGCGCACCTCTCGCGCTTCGCGCCCGGCATCAAGGTCGGCATGAAGCTCGGCGTGCATCAGCTCGTGGGGTACGTCGGTTCGACGGGCCGATCGACGGGCCCGCACCTGCACTTCAGCGCGAAGAAGGACGGCAAGTTCTTCGACGCCTTGACGCTGCAGATGGACGGCGAGCGCGTGCTGCCGCCGATCGATCGCGCCGCGTTCCTGGAGGCGAAGGCCGAGCTCGATCGGCGTCTCGACGCGATCCCGCTCCCGGAGCCGCCGCCCGAGAAGCCCGCGCCCGCAGCCGCCGCGCCGGGCGCGCCGCCGTCGCCCGCGGGGAGCGCCGCGCCTGCCGCGCCGGGCGCGCCGCCGTCGCAGCCGGCGGGTGAGCCGGCCGCGGCCCAGCCAGGCTTCGTCGAGGAGACGGGCGACGATGAGGATGAAGGGGGCGGCCAGCCGATCCCCGCGCCGCTCTTGAACGGCCTGCCCATGGGACCGTCGTCGGCGACGCCGATCGGGTCCGCGGCGGGCAAGAAGCCGCCGGCCGCGCCTGCGCCGGAGGCGCCCCCGGATGATCCGGGTGAAGAGTCCGAGGCACATTGAGCGCGTCGGGGATCGTTTGAGCCGCAACGAATCGTCGAAGCCGGTGCAGATCGCGCAGGCGGGCGACAGCGTGCTCGAAGTGGAGGAACCCGACCTTGTGATCTACCGCCTCGGCGGGGTCGTCGAGGGGCACCAGCTCCGGACGCTGCGCGTGGCCGAGGGCCAATGGAACGCGGGCAAGCCCTACTTGCTCGTGCTGGTCGACATCTCGCGCCAGATGAGCTCGACCATGGACGCGCGCAAGGCGTCCACCGAGCCCGCGCTCGGGACGCACAACCGCGCGATCGCGATCTGCGGCGGCAACCACTACGTGCAGGTCCTCTCGGACCTCGCGGTTCGCGCGATGCGCTCGCTCACGCGTACCGAGGTGCAGGTGCGTTTCTTCCCGGACGAGGAGATCGGGCGGGCCTGGCTTCAGGCGCAGCGCGACGAGCTCGCGTCGAAGGCGAGCTGATCTCCTCCGTGGGCAAGGGCCACCTCGGGACAAAACACCAAAACCCCCTGTCCGTCCCGTGAAGGGGGAGAGGGGGTTTTGGGGACCAAACGGGCAGCGATCAGCGCTTCGAGTACTGGAAGCGCTTGCGGGCGCCCGGCTGACCGTACTTCTTGCGCTCCTTCTTGCGCGCGTCGCGCGTCAAGAAGCCGGCGCGCTTCAGCGAAGCACGGCGCTCGGGGTCGGCGAGGCAGAGGGCGCGCGCGATGCCATGGCGCATCGCCTCGGCCTGCGCGCTGTGCCCGCCGCCGGACACCGTGGCTTGCACGTCGTACTGGTCGACGAGCTCGAGGAGCTCGAGCGACTGACGCATGATCATCTGGTTCGTCTCGCGCACGAAATAGTCGTTCGCGCCACGAGCATTCACCGAGATCTTGCCGGAACCCGGCGAGATCCACACGCGCGCGACGGCCGTCTTGCGCTTACCGGTAGCGTAGATGCGATTGTTCTCGGGCATGGATCGGCCTCAGTTCACGCAAGGGGCTGCGGCTTCTGCGCCGCATGGGGATGATCCGGTCCGGCGTACACCTTGAGCTTCGTGATGAGCTCGCGGCCGAGGATGTTCTTCGGGAGCATTCCCTTGACCGCCTTGACGATCGGCAGCTCGGGCTTGCGCTCGAGCAGGTGACCGTACGCCTCGGTCCGGAAGCCACCCGGCTCACCGCTGTGCCGGACGTACTGTTTCTGCTCCAGCTTGCGTCCCGTGAGCGCCACCTTCTGGGCGTTCACGATGATCACGAAATCCCCCGTATCGACGTGGGGCGTGAACGTGGGCTTGTTCTTGCCACGCAGGATGGTCGCAACTTGCGAGGCGAGGCGGCCGAGGGGCTTGCCCTCCGCGTCGATCACCCACCATTTACGATCTGCGAGCGCCTGCGCAGGCTTAGCGCTGTACGACTTGGGGACAGGATTCATCGCTCGGACTCCGAGGGACACCAGCTAGCTGAAAGGGGCGCAACTTCTACAGGCGGGGTGGCGGTCTGTCAAGGATCGACGAGGGCAAAACCGCATCGGATCGTTCGTGATCCACCCGTCCTCACACCCGAAGGGTGCGTAAAACCCGCCGCGTTGACGGCAAGGCCACCCTTGGCCGACCTTGCCTGGACCCATGATTGCTTTCGAACCGACCGAAGACCAGCGGTTGATGCAGGACGCCGTGGCGGAATTCGCGAAAGCCACGCTTCTGCCCCGGACACGCGAGCTCGAACACGCGCGCGGCGTGCCCGAGGACATCCGGCGCACGGCACACGAGATGGGGCTCGGGCTCGTCTCGGTCCCCGAGGCCGCCGGGGGCCAGGGCCAAGGGCTCGTGACCGCCGTGCTGATCGAGGAAGAGCTCGGCGCCGCCGACGCAGCCGCAGCGTTTGGCCTCGCAGGGCCCGGCGCGTTCGGTCGCGCGGTGATCGAGCTCGGCGGACCGGAGCGCGCAGCCGAGCTGCTCGCCGGCTTCGCAGAGGAAGGCGGTTGGGACCGGTTCGGCGCGGTCGCGTGGAGCGAGCCCGGGCCGTGTCGCACGCACGAAGGTTTCGCGACGAAGGCCGAGCGGACCGACGAGGGCTACCGGATCACGGGGAAGAAGGCGTTCGTGGGGAACGCGGCGCTCGCCGATCGGTTCCTCGTGTTCGCGCAGGTGGAGCCCGAGCGCGGGTGGGGCGGGATCGGCGCGTTCGTGGTGCAGCGAGACAACACCGGGATCCGCGTGGGGGAGCGGCACAAGACGCTCGGGCTCGACGCGGCGAGCTTCGGGGAGGTCGTGCTGGAAGGCGCGGTCGTGCGCGACGCGGATCGGCTGCATGGCGACGGAGGCGAGGAGGGTTTTACCCGCGCTGCGCTGCGCTTCTTCGTGAAGCATGCGCTCGTCGTGGCGGCGCGGGCGGTGGGGCTCTCGCGCTTCGCGTTCGAGCTGGCGCGCGAGCACTGCGACACGCGTGTCGCGTTCGGAAAGCCGATCGGCCACTTTCAGGCCGTCGCGTTCACGCTCGCGGATCGAGCGATGGACGTGGAGACGTCGCGCTGGCTCGTGTGGAAGGCGGCGGCGGCGTGGGACGCGGGTCTGCCGGAGCGGGATGCGCTGCTGGCGTCGGCGCGCGCGGCGGCGCACGCGTTCGAGGCGACGATGCGCACGGCCGATGACTGCGTGCAGCTCTTCGGCGGCTCGGGCTTCATCCGCGACCTCGTGGCCGAGAAGCTGATGCGCGACGCGAAGCAGCTCATGCTCGCCGCGCCGACGGCCGAGCAGCTCGATCAGCTCGCGAGCGCGATCGAGCTCGGGCAGAAGCTCGATCCCGCGCTCGTGCTGCCCACCCCCGACACCCAGGCGATCTTCACCTGACGGACCGAACGAGGAGCCGACGATGATCGAATTTGCTTTGAGCAAGAAGCAACACGAGCTGAAAGAGGCGCTCCAATCGCTCGGACGTCACGTGATCCGGCCGATGAGCCTCGACATGGATCGCAACAAGGAGGTGCCGGAGTCGTTCCTGCGCAACTTCATGATGATGTCGAGGGGCTTCCGCTCGGACGACATCGCGGAGTTCTCGGAAGGCACGCCGCGCAAGGAGCGAGATCCGAGCAAGCCCTCCGAGGCGAACCGCACGGCGGTGATCGCGGCCGAGGAGCTCGCGTGGGCAGACGCGGCGATTCCGCTCAGCATGCCGGGGCCGGGGCTCGGCGCGCCGCCGGTGCGCGCGACGGGGACGCCGGAGCAGAAGAAGCGG
Protein-coding sequences here:
- a CDS encoding tetratricopeptide repeat protein; amino-acid sequence: MDERLKDLLRVAREHYQRRDYDRAEPALREALALHGELADVHDMLGVILHDRGDLLGARFHFANAARINPAYTEALMNLAVTHADLGDYEAAREVYRRIQSEHTGTTSDPFVRGKIANMHADLAQAYLDAGSPRDAIAELRRAVDLCPRFPDLQARLGNLYRDQGNHALAREHYTSAIEANPRYAPAHVLLGLTMLALGSPDQAVTCFRAALSVDPDNKSAKMYLRLVEAQRNARAAKQPRRSREGASTPT
- the rplM gene encoding 50S ribosomal protein L13: MNPVPKSYSAKPAQALADRKWWVIDAEGKPLGRLASQVATILRGKNKPTFTPHVDTGDFVIIVNAQKVALTGRKLEQKQYVRHSGEPGGFRTEAYGHLLERKPELPIVKAVKGMLPKNILGRELITKLKVYAGPDHPHAAQKPQPLA
- a CDS encoding M23 family metallopeptidase produces the protein MHAALAAFVCSGYVHAVADVPEPIIPVEERRGPQGPELDDMNDPSPEPGGSVADASRSKRPRLVVPLRRREAEGPPAAPRGPLSGLAGGGAGPSPSSGLEGPSARPLPRAHGGVYLTPRMTAIFGGLFGLATVTSIIALLIQVVPPRNERALIAGAGLTHQASTPENAKGGPNAQATKRKREPVPGPWRLSELAKDPSVQIVSGTIDRRSFVEALAEKDVPKAQTYRIMKAFEGTRKFDKCGRKDKFFAALDRATKRVRAFEYEVSSLEVYQAREDQGGILAGTRLDMKVAEAEVVGAFYVSKDVVASSLAGGLEDGVLTTIDDALGGRISSEAFEEGSTVRVIAVEETALGMFARYKKIVALEYRPADPAEKPIRIYFFNGQEARGYWDDHGKQPYSGGWRSPLPGAPVTSHFNPKRLHPVLKRPMPHNGTDLGAPTGTPVYSAYKGTVDWVGPAGPSGNLVTIMHPNGVQTGYAHLSRFAPGIKVGMKLGVHQLVGYVGSTGRSTGPHLHFSAKKDGKFFDALTLQMDGERVLPPIDRAAFLEAKAELDRRLDAIPLPEPPPEKPAPAAAAPGAPPSPAGSAAPAAPGAPPSQPAGEPAAAQPGFVEETGDDEDEGGGQPIPAPLLNGLPMGPSSATPIGSAAGKKPPAAPAPEAPPDDPGEESEAH
- a CDS encoding acyl-CoA dehydrogenase family protein, with product MIAFEPTEDQRLMQDAVAEFAKATLLPRTRELEHARGVPEDIRRTAHEMGLGLVSVPEAAGGQGQGLVTAVLIEEELGAADAAAAFGLAGPGAFGRAVIELGGPERAAELLAGFAEEGGWDRFGAVAWSEPGPCRTHEGFATKAERTDEGYRITGKKAFVGNAALADRFLVFAQVEPERGWGGIGAFVVQRDNTGIRVGERHKTLGLDAASFGEVVLEGAVVRDADRLHGDGGEEGFTRAALRFFVKHALVVAARAVGLSRFAFELAREHCDTRVAFGKPIGHFQAVAFTLADRAMDVETSRWLVWKAAAAWDAGLPERDALLASARAAAHAFEATMRTADDCVQLFGGSGFIRDLVAEKLMRDAKQLMLAAPTAEQLDQLASAIELGQKLDPALVLPTPDTQAIFT
- a CDS encoding DUF2062 domain-containing protein, whose amino-acid sequence is MATFSLWREELRRAFRDLQGEDLSPARLGAAVAIGLFIGSLPVFGFHLLLVLVVCLRLRLHAVLAYAAANVSNPFFAPFLITAEIQVGARLRTGAWLRLDHAVDAWGLRSGEPSYAPKPPIEASYRTVVDFAGYMLVGAPLVGLALAAAGFALTVTFVLAKRAIRPASGALPPYRLPENAPPWIVAAERVASRFASPESPSAADKSLFHYVRIKLSLDPIARLIADIEGPRDGALGDVLDIGTGRGQLPILLLDLGRATRAHGLDWDETKIEAARRAAATRPEGAGPAEATFAREDARRFEATPADTVLLIDLLHYFTIEEQDAILRCAADHVKPGGRLLVREADTERGFRSFATLLEEKIFTAVRFNRGERVRFRPAQSITALLEARGFHCDVLPAWGSTPFSNVLIVARRPALENAPAA
- the rpsI gene encoding 30S ribosomal protein S9, which translates into the protein MPENNRIYATGKRKTAVARVWISPGSGKISVNARGANDYFVRETNQMIMRQSLELLELVDQYDVQATVSGGGHSAQAEAMRHGIARALCLADPERRASLKRAGFLTRDARKKERKKYGQPGARKRFQYSKR
- a CDS encoding amidohydrolase; the encoded protein is MFSRRAFRLLSPLLLALPACASSSTSAPPSSPAKAEAPPPDVPFPWEARPSTAAGIETPAAASPPILIRNATLWLATGKTIPRGSILLQGGKIAQVAEGDLTPPEGARILDAAGKFVTPGIIDTHSHIGVYPMPGTVAHLDGNEASSPVTPDVQTVDGFWPQDPAIERAVAGGVTTLQILPGSANLIGGRSVTLKLRPALSPRQMHFPNAPDGLKMACGENPKRTYGNGRHVAPGTRMGNLAMQRKAFLDAKKYEDDWQRHRTTEANRLRDDQKKRAAYEAEVESRQKQQAQCNDDPSYPPCAEWQKDWDKPLDPPRPSDPDATPPRDPAKETLVGAMRGRVLVHIHCYRADDMLAMLALADEVGFQVRSFHHALEAYKIRDILAKKGVSVSTWADWWGFKMEAYDGIPENIALLQESGALPIVHTDSAEGVQRMNQEASKALASGRRAGMPLTDEEAIRWLTYNPAWALGIDKRVGTLEVGKDADVVLWDRHPFSVYASAEEVWIDGATVYQKGKKRPPWSDFELGQDTGRPTTLLPGGAP